From Candidatus Poribacteria bacterium, the proteins below share one genomic window:
- a CDS encoding MotA/TolQ/ExbB proton channel family protein: protein MTRLSLVLILIACVSMSVGVAYAQDASGGTVRGQIVDTTTAQSPIEGVQVKIVAQGGEEYEATTDANGDYERSGVPAGRYLISIYREGYGDRLGKPVTVVNGGDHFVPLKMTKKDNIITFFQKFGFVFWPLALCSITALTFIIERLFTFVRNRSRIGTEQFIASIADSLRKENIMEAVSTCEEAGGPLANVLKAGLLRYSQAQIEERDISKEEIQEAIEEASLLEIPELERNLPVLGTVAVVSPLFGLLGTVTGMISAFTTIALEGTGDPQQLAGGISQALLTTAAGLTVAIPCLIFFQLFDSWVNRHMVEISQVSTEIVNQLIVGEGGDA from the coding sequence ATGACTCGTTTAAGTTTGGTGTTAATTTTAATTGCTTGTGTCAGCATGTCTGTCGGCGTTGCCTACGCCCAAGACGCAAGCGGTGGAACTGTCCGAGGTCAAATCGTTGATACAACCACGGCACAGAGCCCAATCGAAGGCGTTCAAGTCAAGATTGTTGCCCAAGGTGGCGAGGAATATGAAGCGACAACGGATGCGAACGGTGATTATGAACGCTCCGGTGTTCCAGCAGGTCGTTACCTCATCAGTATCTATAGAGAAGGATACGGTGATCGGCTTGGTAAACCCGTTACAGTTGTTAATGGTGGTGACCACTTCGTGCCACTGAAGATGACCAAGAAAGACAATATCATTACTTTCTTCCAGAAGTTCGGATTTGTGTTCTGGCCGCTCGCGCTTTGTTCCATTACGGCATTGACTTTCATTATTGAAAGGCTTTTCACCTTTGTCCGGAACCGCTCTCGAATTGGAACCGAACAGTTTATCGCCAGTATTGCTGATTCACTACGTAAAGAGAACATTATGGAAGCCGTTTCCACTTGCGAAGAAGCTGGTGGACCGCTTGCGAATGTCCTTAAAGCAGGATTGCTGCGATACAGCCAAGCCCAAATTGAGGAACGCGATATTAGCAAAGAAGAAATTCAGGAAGCCATTGAGGAGGCAAGCCTCCTTGAAATTCCTGAGCTGGAAAGGAACCTACCGGTTCTTGGTACAGTTGCAGTCGTTTCTCCGCTGTTTGGTTTGCTCGGAACAGTTACAGGTATGATTAGTGCGTTTACAACAATCGCGCTTGAGGGTACTGGTGACCCGCAGCAGCTCGCCGGTGGTATCTCACAGGCACTTCTCACAACTGCTGCTGGCTTGACAGTTGCTATTCCTTGCCTGATTTTCTTCCAACTCTTCGATAGCTGGGTTAACAGACACATGGTTGAGATCTCTCAGGTTTCTACCGAGATCGTGAACCAGCTGATTGTTGGTGAAGGCGGCGACGCTTAG